The following are from one region of the uncultured Fretibacterium sp. genome:
- a CDS encoding ATP-binding protein translates to MRESIVRHTACCPVPQTMSGIRKLWDEPLCRALRRRIGRVLGRYRMIADGDRIVVGLSGGKDSLLLLHALSDLRRRSPVRFDLAACTVALTRMDVSHLREYCTARNVPYTALEHPIMEIIESRAERSPCSFCANMRRGLLSTWAHDNGFNRLALGHSLDDAVETFFLNLLRAGRARSFQPTAHMTRSNVTVIRPLIASPEAAIIDEVKRLGLPVLETVCPFAGGTERQRVKDLLEALRRDVPDLFANVVNAMENLSDADRWTAVDAP, encoded by the coding sequence TTGAGGGAATCGATTGTTCGTCACACTGCTTGCTGCCCTGTTCCTCAAACGATGAGCGGCATACGGAAGCTCTGGGACGAACCGCTCTGCCGCGCCCTCCGGCGCCGGATCGGCCGGGTCCTTGGGCGCTATCGCATGATTGCGGATGGGGACCGGATCGTCGTGGGGCTCTCGGGCGGAAAGGACAGCCTGCTGCTGCTGCACGCGTTGTCCGACCTCCGACGCCGCAGCCCCGTGCGTTTCGACCTGGCCGCCTGCACCGTCGCTCTGACGAGGATGGACGTCTCGCACCTGCGGGAATACTGCACCGCGCGGAATGTGCCCTACACGGCCCTCGAGCATCCCATCATGGAGATCATCGAGAGCCGCGCCGAGCGCTCGCCGTGCAGCTTCTGCGCCAACATGCGGCGCGGTCTGCTGAGCACCTGGGCGCACGATAACGGCTTCAATCGGCTGGCGCTGGGACACAGTCTGGACGATGCGGTGGAGACCTTCTTCCTGAACCTTCTCCGGGCCGGACGGGCACGCAGTTTCCAGCCGACGGCCCACATGACGAGGTCGAACGTCACGGTCATCCGGCCCCTGATCGCCTCTCCCGAGGCGGCGATCATCGACGAGGTGAAGCGGCTGGGGCTTCCGGTCCTGGAGACGGTCTGTCCCTTCGCGGGCGGTACGGAGCGCCAGCGCGTGAAGGACCTTCTGGAGGCCCTGCGCCGCGATGTTCCAGACCTGTTCGCGAACGTCGTCAACGCCATGGAGAATCTGTCGGATGCCGACCGCTGGACTGCGGTGGATGCACCTTAA
- a CDS encoding arsenate reductase family protein, translated as MLFLGYPRCGTCRKAREWLDAKNLSYTFRDIVREPPTVPELKEWQKRSALPLKRFFNTSGMNYRALGLKDKLPGMDEEEALELLASDGMLVKRPLLVTEEVVLIGFRETAWAEVLLQENSYMTAAGARRI; from the coding sequence ATGCTGTTTCTGGGGTACCCCAGGTGCGGAACCTGCCGAAAGGCCAGGGAATGGCTGGATGCGAAAAATTTAAGCTATACGTTCCGGGACATCGTCCGGGAGCCCCCGACGGTCCCGGAGCTGAAGGAATGGCAAAAGCGAAGCGCCCTGCCCCTGAAGCGCTTTTTCAACACGAGCGGCATGAACTACCGCGCTCTGGGGCTCAAGGACAAGCTGCCGGGGATGGACGAGGAGGAGGCCCTGGAACTGCTGGCATCCGATGGAATGCTCGTGAAACGCCCCCTGCTGGTAACGGAGGAGGTCGTACTGATCGGGTTCCGCGAGACGGCTTGGGCGGAGGTCCTGCTCCAGGAAAACTCCTATATGACGGCTGCCGGTGCCCGCCGCATCTAA
- a CDS encoding arginase family protein, translated as MRTIRLLYPDFVSGGLETYYFGALLLQHILPQNGNQALYKVNIAPPAGKKYEVTDGIYAKEEVRAGIEDAMHILERVRPDKVVTIGGNCIVSQAPFDYLHGLYESLGIVWIDAHPDVSTVRDGYPNAHAYVLGSLMGEEGTSLTDLMKNKKFEAHEILYVGLQEIHGYQEKFLRERNVGYKIQTEEFVSDDEIKAFTSRFDHVLIHLDIDVLDAGLFHSTYFANRELVGDGSGSGKMTMEKLSDVLQCIQASADVVGFTVAEYLPFDEHNLSRMFSKIEILTEG; from the coding sequence GTGAGGACGATACGGTTGCTCTATCCTGATTTTGTAAGCGGAGGTCTGGAGACGTATTATTTCGGGGCCCTCCTGCTTCAGCATATCCTGCCGCAGAACGGGAATCAGGCGCTCTATAAGGTCAACATCGCTCCTCCGGCCGGGAAGAAGTATGAGGTAACCGACGGCATCTATGCAAAGGAAGAGGTGAGGGCCGGCATTGAAGACGCGATGCATATCCTTGAGCGCGTAAGGCCCGATAAAGTCGTTACGATCGGCGGAAACTGCATCGTGTCTCAGGCGCCGTTCGACTACTTGCACGGCCTTTATGAAAGCCTTGGAATCGTATGGATCGATGCCCATCCGGATGTCTCGACGGTAAGGGACGGTTATCCGAATGCCCATGCCTACGTGCTGGGCTCTCTGATGGGGGAGGAGGGCACCTCGCTCACGGACTTGATGAAGAACAAAAAGTTTGAGGCCCATGAGATACTCTATGTCGGTCTTCAGGAGATACACGGTTATCAGGAAAAGTTTCTGAGGGAGAGAAACGTCGGTTATAAAATCCAGACGGAAGAATTTGTATCCGATGATGAGATAAAAGCTTTTACCTCCAGGTTCGACCACGTCCTGATCCATCTCGATATCGATGTGCTGGACGCGGGGCTGTTCCATTCAACCTACTTCGCGAACAGGGAGTTGGTGGGGGACGGCAGCGGCAGCGGCAAAATGACGATGGAGAAGCTGTCCGACGTGCTGCAGTGCATTCAGGCGAGCGCCGACGTGGTTGGATTTACCGTAGCGGAGTATCTGCCGTTCGATGAACACAACCTGAGCAGGATGTTTTCAAAAATCGAAATCCTCACGGAAGGATAA
- a CDS encoding Fic family protein, translating to MNKDSFDKDPFKEYIRESEPAKRDKGYAWHTGIGLQAVDGLKTSDYLVRTAVRNIEGEISFEEANALLQAYYEENPTRDAEDRTEEADKVSARIAALLSERAFSFTPNEYLSIHRKLFSGIYPHAGRIRDYNITKKEWVLDGATVLYGSAAELRATLDYDLSKEKNFSYRNLSMDEIIHHLAVFVSGLWQIHVFGEGNTRTTAVFFIKYLRTLGFDVTNDIFAENAWYFRNSLVRANYNDLKNGIYETTEYLEGFLRNLLLDENHPLHNRALHIGGVFEAPEKVNIGGAESEHWNGKSEHQG from the coding sequence GTGAACAAGGATTCATTTGACAAAGATCCGTTTAAGGAATATATCAGGGAGTCCGAACCGGCAAAGCGGGACAAGGGGTATGCCTGGCATACGGGCATTGGCCTGCAGGCGGTCGATGGGCTCAAGACATCGGACTATCTGGTGCGTACTGCGGTCCGGAATATTGAAGGCGAGATATCCTTTGAAGAGGCAAATGCGCTTTTGCAGGCTTATTACGAGGAGAATCCCACTCGCGATGCGGAAGACCGCACCGAGGAGGCCGACAAGGTTTCAGCCCGAATCGCAGCGCTCCTGTCCGAGCGGGCTTTCAGCTTTACTCCGAACGAGTATCTTTCCATTCACCGGAAGCTGTTTTCCGGCATCTATCCTCATGCGGGACGCATCCGCGATTATAACATCACGAAAAAGGAATGGGTGCTGGATGGGGCGACCGTGCTCTACGGCAGCGCAGCAGAGCTGCGGGCGACTCTGGACTACGATCTTTCCAAGGAGAAGAACTTTTCCTACCGGAATCTCTCGATGGATGAGATCATTCACCACCTTGCGGTGTTCGTATCCGGACTGTGGCAGATCCACGTGTTCGGCGAGGGCAATACCAGAACGACAGCGGTATTCTTTATCAAATACCTCCGCACGCTGGGCTTCGACGTAACAAACGACATTTTTGCCGAGAACGCGTGGTACTTTCGGAACTCACTGGTCAGGGCAAATTACAACGACCTGAAAAACGGCATTTATGAAACGACGGAATACCTCGAGGGCTTTCTGCGCAATCTTCTGCTGGACGAGAACCATCCGCTTCATAACCGGGCATTGCACATCGGAGGAGTCTTCGAAGCGCCGGAAAAAGTGAACATTGGGGGGGCAGAAAGCGAACATTGGAACGGGAAAAGCGAACATCAAGGATAA
- a CDS encoding methyltransferase domain-containing protein gives MNYTEINAKTIDQWVDKGWEWGKYVSHDEYLEAARGRWNVKLTPVKTVPHEWFGELNKQKVLGLASGGGQQMPIFTALGAECSVLDYSEKQLDNERIVAEREGYAIALIHADMTRKFPFEDDFFDLIFYPVSNCYVEDVKPIWRECYRVLKAGGVLMSGLDIGINYAFDENETMLVNVLPFNPIKHPGHLEQMQKSNGGIQFSHTLEEQINGQLEAGFTLTHLYDDTNGSGNLRDHNITSYIATRSVKGKSNYIQDGVLSDER, from the coding sequence ATGAACTATACGGAAATAAACGCGAAAACCATAGATCAATGGGTGGACAAGGGGTGGGAATGGGGGAAATACGTCAGCCACGACGAATATCTCGAAGCGGCTCGCGGCCGTTGGAACGTGAAGCTTACGCCCGTAAAGACGGTTCCGCACGAATGGTTTGGGGAGCTCAACAAGCAAAAGGTTCTGGGCCTGGCCAGCGGCGGAGGCCAACAGATGCCGATTTTCACGGCCTTGGGCGCGGAGTGCTCGGTCCTGGACTATTCGGAGAAGCAGTTGGACAACGAGAGGATCGTGGCCGAACGGGAGGGGTATGCCATCGCGCTTATCCATGCCGATATGACGAGGAAGTTTCCGTTCGAGGATGATTTTTTCGATCTGATCTTTTATCCGGTCTCGAATTGTTATGTCGAGGACGTAAAGCCCATCTGGCGGGAATGCTATCGGGTGCTGAAGGCCGGCGGCGTGTTGATGTCGGGATTGGATATCGGCATCAATTACGCGTTCGACGAGAACGAGACCATGCTTGTCAACGTGCTGCCGTTCAATCCGATAAAGCATCCGGGCCACCTGGAACAAATGCAGAAAAGCAACGGCGGCATACAGTTTTCACACACCCTGGAGGAGCAGATCAACGGGCAGCTGGAAGCCGGATTCACCTTGACCCATCTGTACGACGATACGAACGGTTCGGGGAACCTGCGCGACCACAACATTACCTCATACATTGCAACCAGAAGCGTGAAGGGGAAATCAAATTATATCCAAGACGGGGTCTTGTCAGACGAGCGGTGA